In the genome of Candidatus Lernaella stagnicola, one region contains:
- a CDS encoding GNAT family protein — MVDKAPVLHAGSLRMEPLRERHLDDLWPMFRDSRDALLPYMFWAHTQTDRESQLAFIRNSERARDEEREQVFLVFAGDVAVATLGLHQLASPHRGAELGFWVHTAHTGRGICTAIAARSTRYAFDELGLHRLFIRHGLDNHASRAVIHKLGFVHEGTARDDLWVGDRFVSHEYYAMLEDDFTSARERLLALETSARI; from the coding sequence ATGGTGGACAAAGCGCCCGTATTGCACGCCGGTTCGCTGCGTATGGAACCGCTGCGCGAACGGCATCTGGACGATTTGTGGCCGATGTTCCGCGACTCGCGCGACGCTCTTTTGCCCTACATGTTTTGGGCGCACACGCAGACCGACCGCGAGAGCCAGTTGGCGTTTATCAGGAACAGTGAGCGGGCCCGCGACGAGGAGCGCGAGCAGGTGTTTCTTGTCTTCGCCGGCGACGTAGCCGTCGCGACCCTGGGATTGCATCAACTGGCCTCGCCACACCGCGGCGCCGAACTCGGCTTTTGGGTGCACACCGCCCACACCGGGCGCGGCATCTGCACGGCCATAGCGGCGCGAAGCACGCGGTACGCCTTCGACGAGCTGGGCCTGCACCGCTTGTTCATTCGACACGGGTTGGACAACCACGCGTCGCGGGCCGTGATTCACAAGTTGGGCTTTGTTCACGAAGGCACGGCGCGCGACGATTTGTGGGTCGGCGATCGATTCGTCAGTCACGAATATTACGCGATGCTGGAAGACGACTTCACAAGCGCGCGCGAGCGGTTGCTCGCCCTGGAAACGTCGGCGCGAATCTAA